One segment of Chitinispirillales bacterium ANBcel5 DNA contains the following:
- a CDS encoding tRNA-dihydrouridine synthase family protein, whose protein sequence is MRGITDQWFRQIYEKHYGKFDYILTPFIPTVKGKQVRKTHIRDIHPRYNDLTRVIPQIIGNDSEGFLLLCSEFSNYGFKHVNWNLGCPSPLITRKKRGSGLLPYPDSIKKILDNLLPKLNISLSIKVRLGHENPDELKKLIPVLNDYPIKELIIHPRTGIQMYTGEVDLKRFEVCNNLCNHPIVYNGDICSASDLQHLSFRFASVNKWMIGRGIIKDPALLSNVRGVTINDPKKRFQSFHDELLELNCSALSTESKILGKMKELWGYLGEKLSVKSLLRTESLKSYKAEAGKLIELKFK, encoded by the coding sequence TTGCGCGGTATAACAGATCAATGGTTTCGTCAGATTTATGAAAAACATTATGGTAAATTTGACTACATTCTGACTCCTTTTATACCTACTGTAAAAGGTAAACAGGTTCGCAAAACACATATACGGGATATCCATCCACGTTACAATGACCTTACGAGAGTTATCCCTCAAATAATAGGTAACGACAGTGAAGGTTTTCTGCTCCTTTGCTCAGAATTTTCAAATTACGGATTTAAACATGTTAATTGGAATCTTGGATGTCCATCTCCTTTAATTACCAGAAAAAAAAGGGGCTCTGGCCTCCTTCCGTATCCTGATAGTATTAAAAAAATCCTCGATAATTTACTTCCCAAACTCAATATATCCTTATCAATAAAGGTTCGCCTTGGCCATGAAAACCCCGATGAGCTCAAAAAACTGATACCAGTACTTAATGATTACCCGATTAAAGAGCTCATCATTCACCCCCGCACAGGAATACAGATGTATACAGGTGAAGTGGACCTAAAGCGCTTTGAAGTGTGTAACAATCTTTGCAATCATCCAATTGTTTACAATGGCGATATATGTTCTGCTTCTGATCTTCAACATCTTAGCTTTAGATTTGCTTCTGTAAATAAGTGGATGATAGGAAGAGGAATAATTAAAGACCCTGCCTTACTCTCAAATGTAAGAGGTGTTACAATAAATGATCCTAAAAAACGTTTCCAATCCTTTCACGATGAACTTTTAGAGCTTAATTGCAGCGCTTTGAGCACTGAGTCCAAAATTCTTGGTAAAATGAAGGAACTATGGGGCTACCTGGGCGAAAAACTTTCGGTAAAAAGCCTCCTGAGAACAGAAAGCCTAAAGAGCTATAAGGCAGAAGCTGGAAAACTTATTGAGCTGAAATTTAAATAG
- a CDS encoding YqgE/AlgH family protein encodes MDQIHSDNRQLFPLEENLKHLKNGAILLSRDALKDPNFEATIVLVCVHSSYGTYGLVLNRPSHMPLTEIFDGLSGCNSHREVFIGGPVNQEELQVLHLTDTPVEDAFEIVPNLYIGGKWNDSSLIIETNPAVVKLFLGFSGWEPEQLEQEIEAGAWDVYRVDLKKLFTQLNDFVAAPVSTLVTKLEQIKIR; translated from the coding sequence ATGGATCAAATACACTCTGATAATAGGCAACTGTTTCCATTGGAAGAAAATCTAAAACACCTCAAAAACGGTGCGATACTCCTTTCCCGTGACGCACTAAAAGACCCAAATTTTGAAGCGACCATTGTACTTGTGTGTGTTCATAGCAGTTACGGAACCTATGGGTTAGTACTGAACCGTCCCTCACATATGCCCCTCACAGAGATTTTTGACGGACTTAGTGGTTGTAATAGCCATAGAGAAGTTTTCATCGGTGGCCCTGTTAATCAGGAAGAATTACAGGTTTTACATCTCACTGATACTCCGGTAGAAGATGCTTTTGAAATTGTACCTAATTTGTATATTGGTGGCAAATGGAATGATTCCTCTCTGATCATCGAAACCAACCCGGCTGTGGTTAAACTCTTTCTTGGTTTCTCCGGATGGGAACCCGAGCAATTAGAACAAGAAATTGAAGCCGGTGCATGGGATGTATACAGAGTTGATCTTAAGAAATTATTCACACAGCTAAACGATTTTGTAGCAGCACCAGTTTCAACCCTGGTCACCAAGCTTGAACAGATCAAAATCCGGTAA
- a CDS encoding DNA polymerase II produces the protein MNSGIIKTLDCFLLTAHSRDYNNHFEITLWGISSCGAPIKILIDCHRPLFFIPSSVQQSHVPYPCDRKSLQLKSLKGEYVDCLYFSTHFGKITAARQLRTQGIRVYETDIHPLDRYLMERNVKGGMRVHGEMQKHGNTLYFKNPHLRGCNTKPQFKILSIDIETCVKSGEIYSIACYSPSDSVVFMRGAEQNTGDVLFLKNEKELLVHFFSYLRKIDPDIIIGWNVVEFDLKMIAKRSHALSVPFEPGRESGSKITQSQKSGLWSARIPGRVVIDVPMILRSYYHNFEEYSLDHVAKTLLGRGKTISLTSVEKIEEIDRLFQTDKLKLSEYNLTDALLTYEIFTQTDILPNAVERSKRSGQLLNRAGGAIASFDYLYLPKLHRAGFVVNDTLDITPPTEPLPGGYVLEPVPGFYDNVLVLDFRSLYPSIIMSFFIDPLGFNFGHTDGVKNPYGTTFSATHTILPKIISELMEARQRAKEENNPHLSQAIKILMNSFYGILGSPGCRFFSQHIAKSITVTGRYLLEQTIKHIETTTSHKVIYGDTDSLFIHLGQSMESEAKEQGENIARETTEWLSAYIKETFKTESALKLQFENHFRYFFMPAMRGSTQGSKKHYCGALSDKNGSIKQLIFKGMESARSDWTELAKEFQHELLFRVFSKQPVEQYITSVVLKLKKGMMDEKLVYKKRLRKSVEEYTVNIPPHVQAAKLLTAPKNLVRYVITQKGPQPIENQTSPIDYQHYLNCQLKPVAESVLERLNCSFEDIISGQQDLFA, from the coding sequence ATGAATTCAGGTATTATCAAAACTCTCGATTGTTTCCTTCTCACCGCACACAGCCGTGATTATAACAACCATTTTGAAATCACTCTGTGGGGAATCAGCAGTTGTGGTGCGCCGATAAAAATACTCATAGATTGCCATCGCCCGCTCTTTTTTATTCCCTCATCGGTTCAACAATCTCATGTACCTTATCCCTGTGACCGAAAATCACTACAATTAAAGAGCTTAAAAGGAGAGTATGTAGACTGCCTCTACTTTTCAACTCACTTTGGAAAAATTACAGCAGCACGTCAGTTGCGCACACAAGGTATCAGAGTGTATGAAACTGATATACACCCTCTTGATCGCTACCTTATGGAGCGAAATGTCAAAGGTGGTATGCGAGTGCATGGTGAGATGCAAAAACATGGAAATACGTTGTATTTCAAAAACCCACACCTCAGAGGCTGCAACACTAAACCACAATTTAAGATTCTGTCCATCGATATTGAGACATGTGTAAAATCAGGGGAGATATACAGTATTGCATGTTATAGTCCCTCTGATTCGGTTGTCTTCATGAGAGGAGCCGAGCAAAATACCGGGGATGTGTTGTTTTTAAAGAACGAAAAGGAACTTCTGGTCCACTTTTTTTCCTATCTCAGAAAAATCGATCCCGATATCATTATCGGATGGAATGTTGTTGAATTTGACCTTAAAATGATAGCTAAACGATCACATGCCCTTTCAGTTCCTTTTGAGCCCGGAAGGGAAAGCGGGTCAAAAATCACCCAAAGCCAAAAATCGGGGTTATGGAGTGCCCGTATCCCCGGAAGAGTGGTAATTGATGTCCCAATGATACTTCGTTCTTATTATCACAACTTTGAAGAGTATTCGTTGGATCATGTTGCAAAGACCCTTCTTGGAAGAGGCAAAACGATCAGTTTAACCTCAGTGGAGAAGATAGAAGAAATAGACCGACTGTTTCAAACAGACAAACTGAAGCTTTCTGAATACAATCTTACCGACGCCCTGCTAACGTACGAAATATTCACACAAACTGACATACTCCCCAATGCTGTCGAAAGGTCCAAAAGATCCGGACAGCTCCTAAACCGCGCCGGTGGAGCCATTGCATCCTTTGATTACCTTTATTTGCCCAAATTGCACAGAGCCGGGTTTGTGGTTAACGACACTCTCGATATTACTCCACCAACAGAGCCCCTTCCAGGGGGGTATGTGCTGGAGCCCGTACCGGGTTTTTATGATAATGTTTTGGTCCTGGACTTTAGAAGCCTCTATCCTTCGATAATTATGAGCTTCTTTATCGACCCGCTTGGCTTTAATTTTGGACATACCGACGGTGTTAAAAACCCTTACGGTACCACCTTTAGCGCCACACATACCATCCTGCCCAAGATAATTTCGGAATTGATGGAGGCCAGACAAAGAGCTAAAGAAGAAAACAACCCCCACCTGTCACAGGCAATTAAAATTCTGATGAACAGTTTTTACGGGATTCTTGGTTCACCCGGCTGCAGGTTTTTTTCACAACACATAGCCAAATCCATCACTGTTACGGGCCGGTATCTACTTGAACAAACGATCAAACATATCGAAACCACAACTTCCCACAAAGTTATCTACGGTGATACAGACTCTCTGTTTATCCACCTGGGGCAGAGTATGGAAAGTGAAGCCAAAGAGCAGGGTGAAAACATTGCCAGGGAAACAACAGAATGGCTCTCTGCCTACATAAAAGAAACATTTAAAACAGAATCAGCCCTTAAACTGCAATTCGAAAATCATTTCCGCTACTTTTTCATGCCCGCAATGCGTGGATCAACACAGGGCTCCAAAAAGCACTACTGCGGAGCCCTGAGTGATAAGAATGGTTCAATAAAACAACTGATCTTTAAGGGAATGGAATCAGCCAGAAGTGACTGGACTGAGCTGGCTAAAGAATTTCAACACGAACTTTTATTTAGAGTTTTCTCTAAACAACCGGTAGAACAATATATCACCTCTGTTGTTCTAAAGCTAAAAAAAGGGATGATGGATGAAAAGCTGGTCTATAAGAAGCGACTCAGAAAAAGTGTAGAAGAGTACACGGTAAATATTCCCCCACATGTACAGGCAGCCAAATTACTGACTGCTCCTAAAAATCTGGTCCGTTATGTCATTACACAAAAGGGACCACAACCAATTGAGAACCAAACATCCCCCATAGATTATCAACATTACCTCAATTGCCAGCTAAAACCAGTTGCGGAATCTGTTCTTGAACGACTGAACTGCTCCTTTGAAGACATTATCTCGGGCCAGCAGGATCTTTTTGCCTAA
- a CDS encoding peroxiredoxin: MVLVGRNAPDFEATAVRENEIIESFKLSDLKGKYIVLYFYPLDFTFVCPTELHAFNEKLSEFHSRNTELIAVSVDSHYSHFAWLSTSREKGGIEGVKYPIVSDLTKEISQAYDVLVEGKGVAYRGLFLIDKDFVVRHQLVNDLPLGRSVDEVIRMVDALQFYEERGEVCPANWRAGDRSMVPDQKGLQEYFAQTK; encoded by the coding sequence ATGGTATTAGTTGGAAGAAATGCACCAGATTTTGAAGCAACTGCAGTAAGGGAAAATGAGATCATCGAATCATTTAAACTCTCAGATCTAAAGGGTAAATACATTGTTCTCTATTTTTACCCACTTGACTTTACCTTTGTCTGCCCAACCGAGCTTCATGCTTTTAACGAGAAGCTTTCGGAGTTTCACAGCCGTAACACCGAGCTCATCGCTGTTAGTGTTGATTCCCATTACAGTCACTTTGCGTGGCTTTCCACTTCCAGAGAAAAGGGTGGAATCGAAGGGGTAAAGTATCCTATCGTTTCAGATCTTACAAAAGAGATCTCTCAAGCCTACGATGTACTGGTTGAGGGTAAAGGAGTAGCCTACAGGGGCCTGTTTCTTATCGATAAGGACTTTGTAGTTCGTCATCAGCTTGTTAATGATCTTCCGTTGGGGCGCAGTGTTGATGAGGTTATAAGAATGGTTGATGCGCTTCAGTTTTATGAAGAGCGGGGAGAGGTATGTCCTGCTAACTGGAGGGCCGGAGACCGGTCAATGGTGCCTGATCAAAAGGGGCTTCAGGAGTATTTTGCACAGACCAAATGA
- a CDS encoding M23 family metallopeptidase, which produces MSKKRTILFVPSQGKSIKAFRVRLPVAILLICIITIGISGFFIPFNQFSYSAAEQNEKKNLKEQNEHLFQNIVSTVKLLHNLRDQVNSLDHMKGEMAEISEFPEELSAIRRGEHFLNPADMSSGVLLVYLSEREKFIRQFASLFSESDNVFEEIPVIKPVGTNTVVTRMYGVARDPFSSEKKMHYGIDFAGEIGTPVISTADGVVSRIENDPIWGRRIIINHGRNFRTVYAHLGSVTVGRGRRVKRGDQIGTIGLSGLTTGPHVHYEVWRNNRPVDPEDYFFPQLKTASAAQLNHESTED; this is translated from the coding sequence ATGAGTAAGAAACGAACAATTCTTTTTGTACCGTCACAGGGAAAGTCGATTAAAGCATTCCGTGTTCGTCTCCCTGTGGCTATTTTGCTAATTTGTATTATTACTATTGGAATTTCCGGCTTTTTCATTCCCTTTAACCAATTTTCCTACTCTGCAGCAGAGCAGAATGAGAAAAAGAACTTAAAGGAACAAAATGAGCATCTGTTCCAAAATATTGTCTCCACCGTTAAACTGCTTCATAACTTACGTGATCAGGTCAATAGCCTGGATCATATGAAGGGAGAGATGGCAGAGATCTCAGAGTTTCCTGAAGAATTAAGTGCAATCAGAAGGGGTGAACATTTTCTAAATCCAGCTGATATGAGTTCCGGTGTTTTACTCGTTTATCTCTCTGAGCGAGAAAAATTTATCAGACAATTTGCTTCTTTGTTTTCAGAATCTGATAATGTTTTTGAAGAAATACCGGTTATTAAACCTGTTGGTACAAATACCGTTGTTACCCGCATGTATGGTGTTGCAAGGGATCCGTTTTCATCAGAGAAAAAAATGCATTATGGTATAGATTTCGCCGGTGAGATTGGAACACCGGTAATAAGCACTGCTGATGGTGTTGTTTCACGCATTGAAAACGACCCTATATGGGGGCGAAGGATTATAATCAATCATGGAAGAAATTTCAGAACCGTATATGCACATCTTGGCTCTGTTACAGTGGGTAGAGGAAGGCGTGTAAAACGGGGCGATCAGATAGGTACCATTGGATTATCAGGACTGACCACCGGACCTCATGTGCATTATGAAGTGTGGAGAAACAACAGACCCGTGGACCCTGAAGACTATTTTTTTCCGCAACTAAAGACCGCTTCAGCAGCTCAGCTTAATCATGAAAGCACAGAGGACTAA
- a CDS encoding YkgJ family cysteine cluster protein: MKKSLKNENPCSQCDAHCCKHVAVQIDTPEDKSDYDTIRWYLLHRDVWVSIDHSEDWLIEFRTPCQHILPDYKCGIYENRPTICREYPAEDEICEAVSDELSYTHLFKTVEDFESYLNKIKKKKAK, encoded by the coding sequence ATGAAAAAGAGTTTAAAAAACGAAAATCCCTGCAGTCAGTGTGACGCCCACTGCTGCAAACACGTTGCAGTACAAATAGATACCCCTGAAGACAAAAGTGACTATGATACGATCAGATGGTACCTGTTGCACCGGGATGTCTGGGTGTCTATTGATCATAGTGAGGATTGGCTGATAGAGTTTAGAACCCCCTGCCAACATATTTTACCCGATTACAAGTGTGGAATTTATGAAAACAGGCCAACAATTTGCAGAGAGTACCCCGCAGAAGATGAAATCTGCGAAGCTGTAAGTGATGAACTTTCATACACCCACCTCTTTAAAACAGTAGAAGACTTTGAATCATATCTGAACAAAATTAAGAAGAAAAAAGCCAAATAA
- a CDS encoding desulfoferrodoxin family protein — translation MIKKKSVYKCQGCGAVAEALWNGNESLFCCDKEMKELVPNTTDAAVEKHVPVIERQGNKVVVKVGEVAHPMTSDHYILFVELIAGDKVLRHDFKEGDTAAEAEFLVEEGVPLSAREFCNKHGFWGTK, via the coding sequence ATGATTAAGAAAAAGAGTGTTTACAAGTGTCAGGGTTGCGGTGCTGTTGCAGAGGCGCTTTGGAATGGTAACGAGAGTTTGTTTTGCTGTGATAAGGAGATGAAAGAACTGGTTCCAAATACCACTGATGCTGCGGTTGAGAAACACGTTCCGGTTATTGAACGCCAGGGAAATAAGGTAGTGGTAAAGGTGGGGGAAGTTGCTCACCCTATGACCAGCGATCATTATATACTCTTTGTGGAGCTTATTGCAGGAGATAAAGTCCTTAGACACGATTTTAAAGAGGGCGATACCGCTGCAGAAGCTGAATTTTTGGTTGAAGAGGGTGTGCCCCTCTCTGCTCGTGAATTCTGTAATAAACACGGGTTTTGGGGAACCAAATAA
- a CDS encoding Mut7-C RNAse domain-containing protein, whose translation MEQNSAYVQLFGELNDFLPKTLKNKPIEVSFHGSPAVKDTIESLNVPHTEVYKIKVNKETVHFSYRLKDQEQVEVYPFTLNDQGNLFSQNCFILDVHLGKLARLLRLMGFDTLYNSSYCDQQIIHIALEHNRTILTRDIGILKNGKVKSGYWVRSTNPEMQIKEVQNRFSLCSKAKPFTLCLRCNGTLEKVSKQDIFSLLDEKTKQYYNEFTRCSVCRKIYWKGSHYTRLTDFLKKVCNQKIERVT comes from the coding sequence GTGGAGCAAAATAGCGCTTATGTTCAACTCTTCGGAGAGCTAAATGATTTTTTGCCCAAGACGTTAAAAAACAAACCAATCGAAGTTTCATTTCATGGATCTCCAGCTGTAAAAGACACAATTGAGTCGCTTAATGTACCCCACACCGAGGTATATAAAATTAAAGTGAACAAAGAAACGGTTCACTTTAGCTACAGACTAAAAGACCAGGAGCAGGTAGAGGTCTATCCATTTACCCTGAATGATCAGGGTAACCTCTTTTCTCAAAATTGTTTCATTTTAGATGTACATCTTGGAAAACTGGCGAGACTTTTACGTCTTATGGGTTTTGACACGCTCTACAATAGCAGCTACTGCGACCAGCAAATAATTCATATTGCACTGGAGCACAACCGCACTATTCTCACAAGAGACATTGGTATTCTCAAAAACGGAAAAGTTAAAAGCGGCTACTGGGTACGATCAACGAACCCAGAGATGCAAATAAAAGAAGTACAGAATAGATTTTCCCTGTGCTCAAAAGCCAAACCCTTCACTCTTTGCCTACGATGCAACGGTACACTGGAAAAGGTCTCTAAACAGGACATCTTTTCACTGCTGGACGAAAAGACAAAGCAGTACTATAATGAATTCACAAGGTGCAGCGTATGTAGAAAGATATACTGGAAAGGATCCCATTATACACGATTAACCGACTTTTTAAAAAAAGTATGCAATCAAAAAATTGAAAGGGTTACATGA